The following is a genomic window from Rutidosis leptorrhynchoides isolate AG116_Rl617_1_P2 chromosome 8, CSIRO_AGI_Rlap_v1, whole genome shotgun sequence.
TTAAACAAAGTATGATGATGCAGGTGCATAAAAGGTTGAGATATGACAATGCGAAGCCTCTACAAGTGATGGTTCTAATTTAAGCGTAGCTTAAACGTTCAAAGTAAGATACCTTCACCAGATTTTATGTCACATTTCTTAAAAATGAGTACGATTTAGTCTTTAGCATTCAATGCTAATCATCATTTTAGTGTCCTAAATTGGGTTGGGTTGCCTCAAACCAATAAGGAAAAAATATATCTTATATGTATCAAATTGGGTTCGGTAGATCCAAAATCAATAATGAAAAAGATGTCTTTTGGTGTACCAAAATGGGTTGGGTTGACCCAAAATAGTAAACTATTTTATTGTATTCGTTATCGTATTTGTACCAAAATGGGTTGGGTTGACCTAAAATAGCACGggctaatgttttttttttttaaaagacatgTTTTTTGTTCATGCAAACGCAACCTATTCTTGAAACTTAATAAAGTTGTTTCttattatttacttaataataataataataataataataataataataataataataataataatataataataataataataataataataataataataataatacttttgaaaATTATCAAATTGCTGATATGTGTTTTTTGGTTCTACTTTGCTCAAtaactatataaaaatattatCTGAATGTCGAGGTTGCTACAATacatgcaaaataaaaaaaattattcacaTTTACTCACGTAAAACCAATACCTGCTGTTTCCAATAAAgtagacccgcgaattcgcgggcacTAAGCTAGTTTCTAAACGAAATACAAATCAAAATCTTTTAGTGGATTGCTAGTCGAGTTCAGAAATTCAAGCTTGATTAGCAACAATGGCTACTGTGTCCTCCATCTTACCTTAATATGTAATTTGCTGGACTGTTTAGATGTCTATGTGTTGCACTGTTGCTGTATATTCCTTTctaactaagctcaatgtataagtTTAGTCTTAGATATACAAGTTGTATAGGTTGACCTTCGTTGCATGCTTGCTGCTTGATATGGATGTATGTACACTtttctcttttatatatatatatatatatatatatatatatatatatatatatatatatatatatatatatatatatatatatttgattattttttttaaaaagacaaaaaCATAACTCAAATTAAATTAGGTATCATATTCGAATCAGATATCCGAATTAGATATAAGCTTGACACCATGTCTAACTCAATTGAATTTCAGATCGTTTACTAAGTAAGTTGAACTTTTAAGGTGTTAGTAACAACTTTTCATTAAAATAATTCTCCTTACCCATAGATGATTAGATGttagcaaggttgcaaaattcactattgagggattaatcggtcgggactttgaaatGAGTAAGCGGCAATTCGAGAATTAATCGAATTGTACTTTATACATATGTATATTAAATTTCTAAAATTATAtctgtaaatatagaagaaaaccataaacataaacattaATATAATTCTCTAAAAtaattcattttgttcaaaaactctaaatatctagtataagtttaTGTTAAAATGTTGAACATTTTTTACTTTGACTAAATTTGATTAACAAATTCAATTTTGACTCATCAATTGActgattaattaaacggattttgaaaaATTAGAACGGAGAATCGGGGTTTTTAAATAGTGGATGTTAGTAACCTAAAAACTAAAGGTCATTTCGAGAAAAGTTAAAAGTTGAAGGGACTTAACTGTAAATTTCAACGAATCACACGGTCCTTGATCGCGGAACGTAGCCAGAATCACTACTATACCCTCTAAAACCCTCTCCGTCGTAGGTTTCGTCACGCAAATCCAAAATTCCGATCAAAAAATGAGACGAGCTTCTACTATCTCACTCACCTCATCTATATCCAGATTCCTTCTATCATCATctgagcaacaacaacaacaataccacaATCTCTTTCAGGCTACCTCATTCACCGCCGGTTATTCACGCCGATGGATTTCAACGTCCGGTGGATCCAAATCCGGCCGTTATTCAGGTTCTACTAAGTTTATCATTTCATTAGGCGGCATCGCTGCTGCTTCCGTTGCCGTTGCTATCTCGTCGTTATTGTTTGAAGAAGCGGCGTATGCGAAAGAAATGATTAAGCCTGATTTAATGCCTAAGGATGTTGTGTTATATCAGTATGAAGCGTGTCCTTTCTGTAATAAGGTTAAAGGTATTTGTGACCTAATTTTCTAAATCGAGAATTGCGTACGTATTGATTTGTATTGGTTTTAGTTCTGTGAGTATGACCtaatattaattgttatatttGTGCAACTTTATTGACTTAATTAGATTTATGTTTCATGTTATGATATATTACGTGGATATATGCACAAAATTATGCTAAGttttatgttcatgttttgtatTGCGTTTAGGTTATGTGACCTATTATCATTTTGTGTGAGTATTAGAGAATATTTCAGCTTGATTAAGTTTGTCTTTGTTATTATGATATGATGATTAGGAGTTTTAAGTATAATGTATTTACACTCCAGATAGATTAGTGCTATATGTCACGAAGGTTTAAGATCTACATTGTCAACAATATTATAAAGTGGATACTGGATAGTAAATACTATGTAGTAATGATAAGTAATTACGTTGTGAGGTTGTTAATGTGCATTTATGTCGAAACAATATGATCATGTAATTAACTATTCCGGTGATAGTGACGACCAAAATTGATGTGAAAGGAAGTTTGGATAAATTTAAGACATGAAAGTTTGGTATCTTTTCAGCCTTTTTGGATTACTATGATGTACCGTACAAAGTTGTGGAGGTGAATCCATTTAGTAAGAAGGAAATAAAATGGTCCGAGTATAAGAAGGTGCCGATATTGGTTGTGGATGGtgaaccactggttgattcatcaGGTATTTCATGTTAAGTAATTTTAAAGTGAAGATGTGGTCATGTTTTTAATATGAGCGTATTTTTATAGTATTTAGTAAGATGATTGATATGTCGTTTAAAGACATGATGAGTCTTTCTTGCAGCGATTATTGATCAGATGGGCAACAAGTTTAATACTGTGAATGCTTTGTCAGCTaatgatgatgaagagaagaaGTGGCGCCGGTTTGTACTCTTTTCTCTTTATAGAGGctaaataatatagttgtaatccaACTATAATTAGTCTGTATTTTGCTATAAGTGAACATGATTATAGCTAAATCTTTAAGTTAACAAATATTGGGATCATGTAGGTGGGTTGATGATCATTTGGTGCATATGCTATCACCAAACATATACCGGAACACTTCCGAGACTTTGGAGTCTTTCGACTATATAGCTAACCATGGTAAGCTATATGATgttacatttttaatatgttttcttGTCAGTGAGTAGGAAAcggttatgtatatatacatatatgaaggGAGTATAAGTAGCATTTAGTTTTACTAAATTCGGTACTGAATTTTATTTGATAAAAAACTGAATGCAGGGTTCATCTTCTTCTGTAATTTCAGGTAATTTCAGTGTCACTGAGAAATATACAGTGAAATATGCTGGGGCTGCTGCTATGTATTTTGTATCCAAGAAACTGAAGAAAAAGTATAACATTACAGATGAAAGAGCAGCCTTGTATGATGCTGCAGAAACATGGGTTGACGCACTTGATGGCAGAGACTTTCTAGGTCAGTTTTATGCTCTATCCTATTTTGTAATACTTGAAGTCGTCTTGTTATTTTCATGTTAGTTGCTCATCGCATTTCTAATGGAAACATATACACATGTCAAACGTAACAACACAGTTTGTCTTCTATTATACACTTTCGATTCTGTGTCTAGGTTTCGTTCTAATTTGCTTTATATACTCCAGTTTAACTCATAACAGTAATTTCACATCCGAATGGGGCCAATTGGCGGAACCACCAGAATTTTTTTTTCACcggggggcgaaattttttttaaccGGGGGCGAAAAATTTTCACCTTTTGGGTCATGGGCTTTTGGGTTGGGGGCAAAATCTGGAGGATTTTGTGGGCAAAATCAAATTTTAAGCCTGAAAATTTCAAATCCACTAggggcaaaataaaaaaaatccaaaattttaaCCCTGAAAATTTCAAATCCACTGGAGCAGGTGCCCCCCTCTGCCCCTGTGTAGTTTGGCCCATGGGCCAATGATTGCTGGTTTTTGGACATTATTTGTGGACAGCATAACTTTTAGTTCCCAATTTGATTTAGAATGTTTTACTTTATCAGGTGGCTCTAAGCCTAATTTGGCGGATCTGGCTGTCTTTGGGGTGTTGAGACCAATTCGTTATTTAAGGTCAGGTAAAGATATGGTTGAGCATACTAGAATTGGTGAATGGTACTCTAGAATGGAGAGTGCAGTTGGGGAATCTTCAAGGATAAAGGCTCAAAGTTAGTGCATAGAAGTTAAAAGTTGGAAAACCTAACTGTTTATAACTGGCAAGAAGTATGAAGTTATTCACATATCTTCTACGCGTGAATTCATAGCATGAAATGTATTGCACTGCAGTTCAGTTCTAAGAGATGGGCCGTTGACATTTCATATTTAGGTAGTAGGCATACAATAAAATATGATAACCAGATCTGATCTACACTGGGGATGGAGTTACATGGTATTGGTTTCTTCCCTTTTTTTGTATTGGATGCAATTTTGCATTAGAACATCTTGTTTTGCATTTTGATTTTTAAATATATGTTATTGATGGAAATTTAATGGGTGAATTATTTGACTAGACCCGTCCCTGCGGGTTCTTGCCATGGTTCACCGTAGTCATGGTGCAATACTCATGGCGAGCTTTCCCATGTACATGGTGGATGAAAGAGAACTATGTGGGTGTCTATATGCTTCAAAttatttatatttgattaatattttACTTTTTGTACATTGTTTATTATGATGACTCGATGAGTAACGTTAGCTACTTAGTTACTGTATGTTCCTCCGTATTATGGTATTTTGCTATTGTATAGACTTGTGTGAAATGTGGGCCTGAACTATTCGAGTCTTGGTATTTGTTTCCGGGAAATtgatcaaaatacactttttttaagacttcaaacaaaatacactttttttaaaaaaaattgtctttttacaccattcggtagacgggatttccgtctaccacctttatctgtcgtctactaccatttttacaaagtagtagacggtgagataaaggtggtagacagaattcccgtctactggcagggttagtagacagtgagaacaaagtagtagacagacatttacaaagtagtcgactgtctactgccttgttgttactgtctactgccttgttgttgctgtctactgccttgttagtgtctacaaggcagtagacagcaacaacaaggcagtagacagtcgactactttgtaaattctgtctaccacctttatctcaccgtctactactttgtaaaaatagtagtagacgacagataaaggtggtagacggaaatcccgtctaccgaatggtgtaaaaagacaatttttttaaaaaaagtttattttgtttgaagccttaaaaaaaaaaaagtgtattttgaacaattttCCTATGTTTCCAATGGATTTTAATCAATTTAAATGGCTAAAATTCAAACTTCAACGTTAAATGAATTGGGCTAAAGTAGCTAGTTGGTTTATTAACCTAGTAATTAATTAAAATTGGGCCAAGAACCAAGATAGTGAGATAATAGTGTTGGGCTTTGATCTAGAAAATAAGTGAGTTCATATTGATGGGCCCGAAACTAGTTAACCACCTGCTACAACTTGCATACGTGTTAATCCCTTCCACTAACAGTATCCTTCCTCAATTCAAATCCATtcctaaatttgaaaatcaaacgcGCGCGTGAGTATTTTGATCGCGCGCTTATCAATCAATAACAGAAATCGATCGCGTGTTTGTTAATCAATTATGGTCACTCGCTCGTAAGAATCTTTTCAAGTCTCACTGTATGGTTACTCGCGTACGTTTGCCTCACTGACGTGTATGCTACAGTCGGCGCGTAACGCTTCTAACGTGCGTGTGGAGGGTGAGCACGTCCGTTGAtgtgtttattaattattaaaaaagtgTGTAATGGTTGAAAGTGAAATGCGATGGGTTAGTGATAGAAAGGAAAATGATGATGTGACGCTCATGTGTTAGTGTGTTAATTTGAAGAGGGGCGTCATGATTTGGAATGCTCTTCTAAGCTATAAACTAGTTTCGTTTAGCACACCTACAAAAAATTAACAAAGTTTCAAATTGATTGATCAATtctataaataaaattaaaaataactaAAATTAATTCAAATTGGTTGCGTCTGCGTGTGTGAGTACTTTGATTTATGCAAACAGGTTAGCTGAAGCTTCTGCCGGTGAGTTTGTGTTATATTTGTCCCTTTTCGGATTATGCTCGAGTTTTTGTAAATTTGTTTGGCTCGAAATCAAAAGAATCTCAAACAACTGTTTCTCTGCTGATAGTGCTCAATCTGTGGCTGCAATGTTTGGAGAGGTGTTGATAGTCTTAAATGCATCGGATACTCTCGCTAATCTGGTGTCCATATTCGTTTTTGTTAAAACTTCTAACGCTAAACATGTGCACGATTTGGTGGCTGTGGATCTTGATGATGAGAAGGAGTCGACAATAAATGTTTGGATTTCGGAATTATCTGATTTGGCATGTTTGGATCGCGTCTTATATGAGGAGTTCGATAAAGGTTTGATTGTTTGTGCTAATTGTTCTAAGCCGCGCTAAAGGCTGTTAGCCTTCCCTTTAGTAGTTTCGCGAAGGTGGAGTCTAAAAAAATGGTTCATTTTTGAGTGATTTCTTCgttctcttatttggatatagtgaATGTGGATGTTGTTAATGGTGACTCTCATGACCGCTTGTTGATCTTTCTACGGGGTGCTGTTCCCATCACACATCGTGCCCCCGATCGCTTCGGTGTATGATAATTATTAATCGACTAAGGAGAAGGTTGATGCTTCGATGAAGAAACGGTCAATTGCAGAAGGGAGTGTTTCTCTTGTTAGTAGCATTCGGTTGGGCTCAATCTTTGTTTGAAGGGGCAAGGGCTTGGTATTGAACTTCCTGTTGATCATATGTTTGAACAGGTTGCCCTCCACTAGCTTGTTTTTTGTTAAGAAAGAAGGTACATGTTGCTTTTTTCGACCCCAATAATGCGTTGTTCATTTCTAAGCCTAAAATCGTGTTAAAGAAAATTAAAA
Proteins encoded in this region:
- the LOC139863012 gene encoding uncharacterized protein, which gives rise to MRRASTISLTSSISRFLLSSSEQQQQQYHNLFQATSFTAGYSRRWISTSGGSKSGRYSGSTKFIISLGGIAAASVAVAISSLLFEEAAYAKEMIKPDLMPKDVVLYQYEACPFCNKVKAFLDYYDVPYKVVEVNPFSKKEIKWSEYKKVPILVVDGEPLVDSSAIIDQMGNKFNTVNALSANDDEEKKWRRWVDDHLVHMLSPNIYRNTSETLESFDYIANHGNFSVTEKYTVKYAGAAAMYFVSKKLKKKYNITDERAALYDAAETWVDALDGRDFLGGSKPNLADLAVFGVLRPIRYLRSGKDMVEHTRIGEWYSRMESAVGESSRIKAQS